In the genome of Dermacentor silvarum isolate Dsil-2018 chromosome 1, BIME_Dsil_1.4, whole genome shotgun sequence, one region contains:
- the LOC119437034 gene encoding mitochondrial import receptor subunit TOM40 homolog 1, with product MGNVFASSSLSPPTAMAPAPPPSVPEPPDQRELPLQDDGEMQNPGTLEDLHKKCKDIFPANFEGGRLMVNKGLSNHFQISHTLNMSSITPSGYRFGATYVGTQQFGPAESYPVLLGDIDPSGNLNANIIHQFTPRIRTKIAAQVQDNRYVATQLTADYRGPSYTASGTLGNIDILNNSGVIVAHYLQNVLPNVALGAELAYQYGPQVPGGEIAVLSMAGRYSGPNYVVSGTLGMAGAHCCYYHRGSETTQVGVEVETNFRVGESVASIGYQVDLPKANLVFRGLVDSNWTVGAVLEKKLQPLPFTFALSGMLNHAKNQSRFGCALIIG from the coding sequence ATGGGTAACGTTTTCGCTTCAAGTTCTTTATCTCCACCGACGGCCATGGCCCCGGCCCCTCCACCGTCGGTCCCAGAGCCACCGGACCAGCGCGAACTGCCACTTCAAGACGACGGTGAGATGCAGAACCCTGGTACGCTAGAAGATCTTCATAAGAAGTGCAAAGACATATTTCCGGCAAACTTCGAGGGAGGTCGCTTGATGGTGAACAAGGGTCTCAGCAACCATTTCCAGATCAGCCATACTCTGAACATGAGCTCTATAACGCCCTCCGGGTACAGATTTGGAGCCACGTATGTGGGCACGCAGCAGTTTGGTCCGGCTGAGTCGTACCCGGTTCTGCTTGGTGACATCGATCCTAGCGGCAACCTAAATGCGAACATTATTCATCAGTTTACTCCTCGCATTCGCACCAAAATAGCGGCGCAGGTCCAGGACAACCGGTACGTTGCAACACAGCTGACTGCCGACTACCGGGGTCCCTCGTACACCGCATCGGGCACGCTAGGCAATATTGATATCCTGAACAACTCGGGAGTCATTGTGGCGCACTACCTGCAGAATGTGCTTCCAAACGTGGCCCTCGGCGCGGAGTTGGCCTACCAGTATGGACCTCAAGTGCCGGGCGGCGAAATCGCCGTCCTCTCGATGGCGGGACGCTACAGTGGCCCCAACTACGTGGTCAGCGGCACCTTGGGCATGGCAGGGGCACATTGCTGCTACTATCACCGCGGTAGTGAGACGACACAAGTGGGTGTCGAAGTGGAGACGAACTTCAGGGTGGGGGAAAGCGTTGCCTCCATTGGCTACCAAGTGGACTTGCCCAAGGCGAACCTTGTTTTCCGCGGTCTGGTCGACAGCAACTGGACCGTGGGTGCCGTCCTTGAGAAGAAG